One window from the genome of Paraneptunicella aestuarii encodes:
- a CDS encoding response regulator transcription factor, whose translation MSMTDSDNEQITVLLVDDHPMVQQGLLSCLSFYDDINIVGTVFNGNEAITATEELSPDIVLMDISMPTMNGIDATEILLEKSPNTKVLIFSMHENSEYVTSAVQAGASGYIIKDTSTEEVYKAIKQVHGGEHYFSHSVAKILIEKPLRFDNEKLTTREQMILAHIAKGYSSKEIANTLNISIRTVEAHRRNIKSKINADSLAEMIHYAINNGLVDPSN comes from the coding sequence ATGAGCATGACCGATTCAGATAATGAGCAAATTACCGTTTTGCTGGTTGATGATCACCCCATGGTGCAACAGGGATTGCTGTCCTGTTTATCTTTTTATGACGATATCAATATTGTTGGCACCGTGTTTAACGGAAATGAAGCCATTACAGCAACGGAAGAATTAAGCCCCGACATTGTTTTGATGGATATCAGTATGCCGACCATGAATGGCATAGATGCAACAGAAATACTGCTGGAGAAATCGCCCAATACCAAAGTGCTGATTTTCAGTATGCACGAGAACTCTGAGTATGTTACCAGCGCCGTGCAAGCCGGCGCATCGGGCTACATTATTAAGGACACCAGCACGGAAGAAGTGTACAAGGCGATCAAACAAGTTCATGGCGGAGAGCATTACTTCAGTCATTCAGTGGCTAAAATACTGATCGAAAAGCCACTAAGATTTGACAACGAAAAACTCACAACCCGAGAGCAAATGATACTGGCTCATATTGCCAAGGGATATTCCAGTAAAGAGATCGCCAACACCCTGAATATTAGTATTCGTACCGTTGAAGCCCATCGTCGCAATATTAAAAGTAAAATCAATGCCGACTCACTGGCTGAAATGATCCACTATGCCATTAATAATGGTTTGGTTGACCCAAGTAACTAG
- a CDS encoding cache domain-containing protein, with translation MRFPLKLIFAAIAQVIITAWITYYFVAKEYQSLSYQSLDSLESFLLKQKEKELKNYLDISVSAVKYVSHNLNDRQDITKDKISGIFNNMLYSGDDGYFFVYDSAGTAIAHPKEPFRVGRSYWDLEDSEGIKTIQVLIENALAGGGIHIYPWNKPSTNTTSQKMGYTTYLEEWDWMIGTGVYLDDIDHQIATINNEITRHIQKTQKIILTVTITSILSIFLFGIINNLRQKHKNDAQISLLGQRIITMQEEERRHISRELHDGIIQMMVSVRYSLEATALQLKKDNREKPEQLSQAHKDLGTAINEIRRISHHLHPKILDELGLSAAIDNLIRDFSNRTGIKVTFSKPVVRKILPVCISTTLYRVAQEALINIEKHANATEVLIDLQIQVSKLILTIEDNGSGFKQTSNSIRDQLGIGLRNLSERVEYNEGEFDVVSSEKGTRICAQIPRHRFANHFKLEQSRNAA, from the coding sequence ATGAGATTTCCTCTAAAATTGATTTTCGCTGCTATAGCTCAAGTCATTATTACAGCTTGGATCACCTACTATTTTGTGGCTAAGGAATATCAATCCTTGTCCTATCAAAGCTTGGACTCTTTGGAATCTTTTTTGCTCAAGCAAAAAGAGAAGGAGTTGAAGAATTATCTGGATATCTCGGTTTCTGCCGTGAAATACGTTTCGCACAATCTCAATGACCGACAAGACATAACCAAGGATAAAATATCAGGCATTTTTAATAATATGTTATACAGCGGTGATGATGGTTACTTCTTTGTCTATGACTCTGCCGGAACGGCCATTGCTCACCCCAAAGAACCTTTTAGAGTGGGTCGTAGTTATTGGGATTTGGAAGACAGCGAAGGCATTAAAACCATTCAGGTTCTGATAGAAAATGCCCTTGCAGGTGGCGGCATTCACATCTATCCCTGGAATAAGCCTTCAACCAACACCACATCACAAAAAATGGGTTACACCACTTATCTGGAAGAGTGGGACTGGATGATTGGCACAGGGGTTTACCTGGATGACATTGATCACCAAATAGCCACCATTAACAATGAAATAACGCGGCACATTCAGAAAACCCAGAAAATTATTCTTACGGTTACTATCACTTCGATCCTGTCTATTTTTCTTTTTGGCATCATCAATAACCTGCGCCAAAAACACAAAAACGACGCGCAAATCAGCCTCCTGGGGCAGCGCATTATTACCATGCAGGAAGAAGAAAGACGGCATATATCGCGAGAGCTTCACGACGGTATTATTCAAATGATGGTGTCGGTGAGGTATTCACTGGAAGCCACGGCTCTGCAATTAAAGAAAGACAACAGAGAGAAACCTGAACAACTCAGTCAGGCACACAAAGATCTGGGTACGGCAATTAATGAAATACGCAGAATTTCACATCATCTACACCCCAAGATCCTCGATGAACTGGGACTCAGTGCAGCCATAGATAACCTGATTAGAGATTTCAGTAATCGAACAGGCATCAAAGTCACCTTCTCTAAACCCGTAGTTCGTAAAATCCTGCCTGTGTGTATCAGTACCACGTTATATCGTGTTGCTCAGGAAGCCCTGATTAATATTGAAAAACATGCTAACGCAACCGAAGTGTTGATTGACTTACAAATACAGGTATCAAAGCTGATTTTAACCATAGAAGACAATGGTTCCGGATTTAAGCAAACGTCAAACAGCATCAGGGATCAACTGGGCATTGGTTTAAGAAACCTGTCGGAAAGAGTGGAATATAACGAAGGAGAATTTGACGTTGTCAGTAGCGAAAAAGGTACGCGTATTTGCGCCCAGATTCCACGTCATCGTTTTGCCAACCATTTCAAACTGGAACAATCAAGGAACGCAGCATGA
- the fadA gene encoding acetyl-CoA C-acyltransferase FadA, protein MKDVVIVDAIRTPMGRSRGGVFRNVRAESLSAHLMTSLLKRNPSVDPKEVEDIIWGCVQQTKEQGFNIARNAQLLTDIPRSTGAVTVNRLCGSSMQALHDAAKGIMMGMGDIYLAGGVEHMGHVPMDFNVDFHPGLARHTAKASGSMGLTAELLGKQNGITREMQDEFGARSHQRAHKAALEGLWDNEIVGIEGHDEAGRLILVEQDEVIRPECTVESLSALRPVFDPANGSVTAGTSSAISDGAAALLVMSADKAKELGLTPRVKIRAMATAGCDAAIMGYGPVPATQKALKRAGMDIKDIEIAEFNEAFAAQALSCIKVLGLLDNYDDMVNLNGGAIALGHPLGCSGARITTTLINLMEAKDKSIGLATMCIGLGQGIATIFERV, encoded by the coding sequence ATGAAAGACGTAGTAATCGTAGACGCTATCCGCACCCCGATGGGGCGCTCAAGAGGCGGTGTATTCCGTAATGTAAGAGCAGAAAGCTTATCTGCTCACTTGATGACAAGCTTGTTAAAGCGTAACCCTTCTGTTGATCCCAAAGAAGTGGAAGACATCATCTGGGGTTGTGTACAGCAAACTAAAGAACAAGGTTTTAACATTGCTCGTAACGCTCAATTGTTAACTGACATCCCCCGCTCTACTGGCGCGGTAACGGTTAACCGTTTGTGTGGTTCTTCCATGCAAGCGCTTCACGATGCTGCTAAAGGCATCATGATGGGCATGGGTGACATTTATCTGGCAGGTGGTGTTGAGCACATGGGTCACGTACCGATGGATTTCAATGTTGACTTCCACCCAGGTTTGGCTCGTCACACAGCAAAAGCGTCTGGCAGCATGGGCTTAACCGCTGAATTGCTGGGCAAGCAAAACGGTATCACTCGTGAAATGCAGGACGAGTTCGGTGCTCGTTCTCACCAACGCGCTCACAAAGCCGCTTTAGAAGGCTTGTGGGACAACGAAATCGTTGGTATTGAAGGCCACGACGAAGCTGGCAGATTAATCCTTGTTGAGCAAGACGAAGTGATTCGTCCAGAATGTACGGTTGAATCCTTAAGCGCTCTGCGCCCGGTATTCGATCCAGCCAACGGTAGCGTTACAGCAGGTACTTCTTCTGCGATCTCTGACGGTGCTGCGGCATTGTTGGTAATGTCTGCCGACAAAGCAAAAGAGCTTGGCCTGACACCTCGCGTGAAGATCCGCGCAATGGCAACCGCAGGCTGTGACGCTGCCATCATGGGTTATGGCCCAGTACCAGCCACTCAAAAAGCATTGAAACGTGCTGGCATGGATATCAAAGATATCGAAATTGCTGAGTTCAACGAAGCCTTCGCAGCACAGGCATTGTCTTGTATTAAGGTGCTTGGCTTGCTGGATAACTACGACGACATGGTTAACCTGAACGGCGGCGCGATTGCATTGGGTCACCCACTAGGTTGCTCTGGCGCGCGTATTACCACTACCCTGATCAACCTGATGGAAGCCAAAGACAAGTCTATTGGCCTTGCCACCATGTGTATCGGTTTGGGTCAAGGTATCGCGACTATTTTTGAAAGAGTGTAA
- the fadB gene encoding fatty acid oxidation complex subunit alpha FadB, which produces MIFEGKSLCVTLLDDGIAEIVFDATGSVNKFDQQTLEELAEVTALLKDKSGVKGALVRSAKGVFIVGADITEFGRIFALPEDELLQWTHVTSKKFDAFEDLPFPTIAAINGFALGGGCEMTLACDMRIADTSAAIGLPEVKLGLIPGFGGTVRLPRVIGADNAMEWMTTGKERKAAQALAEGAIDAVVAPEALRESALAMLHDAIAGKIDWQARRALKLSPLTLPKNEMMMSFATAKGMVAAKAGKHYPAPHAVVDTLEKAATLDRDGALKVENAAFAKLAKTDAATAQIGIFMADQMVKGKGKKTAKGATKKFEHAAVLGAGIMGGGISYQAALKGTRVVMKDIAQPALQLGLDTAAGILGKGMKRGKVDAKKMANTLNNIVPTLEYSAIKDAEIVIEAVVENEKIKGSVLKEVEGAVAADAIICSNTSTISISRLAENLSNPERFCGMHFFNPVHKMPLVEIIRGEKTSDETIANVVAMALKMGKTPIVVNDCPGFLVNRVLFPYFAGFSQLILDGADFVAVDKVMEKQFGWPMGPAYLLDVVGIDTADHASDVMAQGFPERMQKIDNDPVTLMYKANRLGQKNGLGFFEYSMDKKGRPVKTPADAAYEMIAAHSAPKKDFDAEEIMARLMVPMANEMIRCLEEDIIGSPEEADMSLLYGLGFPPFRGGVFRYVDTMGLANFVALADKYAHLGAIYQVTEKTRQMAAEGQSFFKA; this is translated from the coding sequence ATGATTTTTGAAGGCAAAAGCCTCTGTGTAACCTTACTTGACGACGGGATCGCTGAAATCGTTTTTGATGCCACCGGTTCAGTCAATAAATTTGATCAACAAACGCTTGAAGAGCTGGCTGAAGTTACCGCTCTATTAAAAGACAAGAGTGGTGTGAAAGGCGCATTAGTTCGCTCAGCCAAAGGTGTATTCATCGTTGGCGCAGACATCACCGAATTCGGACGCATCTTCGCGCTGCCTGAAGACGAACTATTACAATGGACTCACGTTACTTCGAAGAAGTTTGATGCCTTCGAAGATCTTCCTTTCCCTACTATCGCAGCAATTAATGGCTTCGCATTGGGCGGCGGCTGCGAAATGACACTAGCGTGTGACATGCGTATTGCTGACACAAGCGCTGCCATTGGTTTACCAGAAGTGAAATTGGGCTTAATCCCAGGCTTCGGTGGTACGGTTCGTTTACCTCGTGTTATCGGTGCCGATAACGCAATGGAATGGATGACCACAGGTAAAGAGCGCAAAGCAGCTCAAGCATTGGCAGAAGGTGCAATTGATGCCGTTGTTGCTCCAGAAGCATTACGTGAATCTGCGTTAGCCATGTTGCACGATGCCATTGCAGGCAAAATCGACTGGCAAGCACGTCGCGCATTGAAACTGTCGCCTCTAACGCTACCTAAAAATGAAATGATGATGAGCTTTGCAACCGCCAAAGGCATGGTTGCAGCGAAAGCAGGTAAACATTACCCAGCTCCTCATGCCGTTGTGGATACGCTTGAAAAAGCCGCCACGTTAGATCGTGATGGTGCTTTGAAAGTAGAAAACGCTGCCTTCGCCAAGTTGGCGAAAACCGATGCTGCCACTGCGCAAATCGGTATTTTCATGGCCGACCAAATGGTTAAAGGTAAAGGCAAGAAAACAGCAAAAGGCGCAACCAAGAAATTTGAACACGCTGCTGTTTTAGGTGCAGGTATCATGGGTGGTGGTATCTCTTACCAAGCCGCCCTGAAAGGTACTCGAGTGGTAATGAAAGATATCGCTCAGCCAGCTCTACAACTTGGTTTAGACACTGCTGCTGGCATTCTTGGCAAAGGCATGAAACGCGGCAAAGTTGACGCCAAGAAAATGGCTAACACTTTGAACAATATCGTTCCTACCCTTGAATATTCAGCTATTAAAGATGCTGAAATCGTTATCGAAGCGGTAGTTGAAAACGAAAAAATCAAAGGCAGCGTGTTGAAAGAAGTGGAAGGTGCAGTGGCAGCAGACGCTATCATCTGTTCTAACACTTCAACCATCTCTATTTCCCGTTTGGCAGAAAACCTGTCTAACCCAGAGCGTTTCTGCGGTATGCACTTCTTTAACCCGGTTCACAAAATGCCGTTGGTTGAAATCATCCGTGGTGAGAAAACCTCTGACGAAACCATTGCTAACGTAGTGGCGATGGCACTGAAAATGGGTAAAACCCCAATCGTGGTTAACGATTGCCCAGGATTTTTGGTAAACCGTGTATTGTTCCCTTACTTTGCCGGTTTCAGCCAATTGATTCTGGACGGTGCTGACTTCGTTGCTGTTGATAAAGTGATGGAAAAACAATTCGGTTGGCCTATGGGCCCTGCTTACTTGCTTGACGTTGTGGGTATTGATACTGCCGACCACGCTAGCGACGTAATGGCGCAAGGTTTCCCTGAGCGTATGCAGAAAATCGACAACGACCCGGTTACGCTGATGTACAAAGCAAACCGTTTGGGTCAGAAGAATGGCTTGGGCTTCTTCGAATACAGCATGGACAAGAAAGGCCGTCCGGTGAAAACACCTGCCGACGCTGCCTATGAAATGATTGCTGCTCATTCCGCACCGAAGAAAGACTTCGACGCCGAAGAAATTATGGCTCGCTTGATGGTGCCAATGGCTAACGAAATGATTCGTTGTTTAGAAGAAGACATTATCGGCTCTCCAGAAGAAGCAGATATGTCATTGCTTTACGGCTTGGGCTTCCCTCCATTCCGCGGTGGTGTTTTCCGTTACGTTGACACTATGGGCTTGGCTAACTTTGTTGCTCTGGCAGACAAATACGCTCACCTGGGTGCAATTTATCAGGTAACAGAGAAAACCAGACAGATGGCTGCTGAAGGCCAATCTTTCTTTAAAGCGTAA